The Streptomyces luteogriseus genome includes a window with the following:
- a CDS encoding endo alpha-1,4 polygalactosaminidase has product MRRPSLLVTLLVLLLAGCAEPSDDKPGPRWQPRPGTAWQWQLSGRLDASVDVPVYDIDGFDHSEDTVTRLHRDGRKVICYLSTGAWEEFRPDAGDFPKPVLGRGNGWKGERWLDIRRIDVLEPLMAARIDMCRDKGFDAVEPDNMDGYRNDTGFPLTAADQLRYNRLVARLAHDRGLAVGLKNDLDQIPDLVGDFDFAVNEQCAQYGECAALKPFTAAGKAVFHVEYELPTARFCAESRRLKLSSLLKKYELGAWRRAC; this is encoded by the coding sequence ACGCCCGTCCCTGCTCGTCACCCTGCTCGTCCTGCTCCTCGCGGGCTGCGCCGAGCCCTCCGACGACAAGCCCGGCCCCCGCTGGCAGCCCCGCCCCGGCACCGCCTGGCAGTGGCAGCTCAGCGGACGCCTGGACGCCTCCGTCGACGTGCCGGTCTACGACATCGACGGTTTCGACCACTCCGAGGACACGGTCACCCGGCTGCACCGGGACGGCCGCAAGGTCATCTGCTACCTCTCCACGGGCGCCTGGGAGGAGTTCCGCCCTGACGCCGGCGATTTCCCGAAGCCGGTCCTCGGCCGCGGCAACGGCTGGAAGGGCGAGCGCTGGCTCGACATCCGCCGCATCGACGTCCTGGAGCCGCTCATGGCGGCCCGGATCGACATGTGCCGCGACAAGGGCTTCGACGCGGTGGAGCCCGACAACATGGACGGCTATCGCAACGACACGGGCTTCCCGCTCACGGCCGCCGACCAGCTGCGCTACAACCGCCTCGTCGCCCGGCTGGCCCACGACCGGGGCCTGGCCGTCGGCCTGAAGAACGACCTGGACCAGATCCCGGACCTGGTCGGGGACTTCGACTTCGCGGTCAACGAACAGTGCGCCCAGTACGGCGAGTGCGCGGCCCTGAAGCCGTTCACCGCCGCGGGCAAGGCCGTCTTCCACGTCGAGTACGAGCTTCCCACCGCCCGCTTCTGCGCCGAGTCGCGCCGCCTGAAGCTCAGTTCACTGCTCAAGAAGTACGAACTAGGGGCGTGGCGACGGGCCTGCTGA
- a CDS encoding RDD family protein, with protein sequence MFMPKLRRATAWVVDFALVVALASALAVLTFHRVSALVTDVPELATRGGFDLLTSRGDVLDASQDLGLSLWNKSVLYVEQAFGLLVLTVFLYQWACLALAGRTLGKALVGLKVTPHLPRKVRAARRAAVTTAADVAVYAVACVLLVEGQVVLSVLVWAVAVALFLLNALPVLSPGRRSLADRLAGTAVTGIGLSRPVATPLVRTS encoded by the coding sequence ATGTTCATGCCGAAGCTGCGCCGTGCCACGGCCTGGGTCGTCGATTTCGCGCTGGTGGTGGCGCTGGCCTCGGCGCTCGCCGTGCTCACCTTCCACCGGGTCTCCGCACTCGTCACCGACGTGCCCGAGCTGGCCACCCGCGGCGGCTTCGACCTGCTGACGTCGCGCGGTGACGTGCTCGACGCCTCCCAGGACCTGGGACTCTCGCTGTGGAACAAGTCGGTGCTGTACGTCGAGCAGGCCTTCGGGCTGCTGGTGCTGACGGTGTTCCTCTACCAGTGGGCCTGCCTGGCCCTGGCCGGGCGCACGCTCGGCAAGGCCCTGGTCGGGCTGAAGGTCACCCCACACCTCCCCCGCAAGGTCAGGGCGGCACGGCGGGCCGCGGTCACCACCGCGGCGGACGTCGCCGTGTACGCCGTGGCCTGCGTGCTGCTGGTGGAGGGTCAGGTCGTGCTGTCGGTGCTGGTGTGGGCGGTGGCGGTGGCGCTGTTCCTGCTGAACGCGCTGCCGGTCCTCTCCCCCGGCCGCCGGTCCCTCGCCGACCGGCTCGCGGGCACCGCGGTCACCGGGATCGGGCTCAGCAGGCCCGTCGCCACGCCCCTAGTTCGTACTTCTTGA
- a CDS encoding adenosylcobinamide-GDP ribazoletransferase, with amino-acid sequence MPTTSPLDGLRFAFGTLTVIPVRVTRWDREAARGGMLCAPLAGLAVGAAAAGLGLVLLLLGAGAPLAAVATVAVPAVLTRGLHLDGLADTADGLGSGKPAEDALRIMKQSDIGPFGVITLVLVLLAQVAALAQAYDASWARGACAAVVSATLARLALTLAARAGVPAARPEGLGAAVAGVVPPRGAAVAVVAVAGGAAAAGALLGPYDTVRTVLAVLLSLAAAEALLRHCTRRFGGVTGDVFGGLAETAATTALVVLSLG; translated from the coding sequence GTGCCCACCACCTCGCCCCTCGACGGCCTCCGCTTCGCCTTCGGCACCCTCACGGTGATCCCCGTCCGGGTGACCCGGTGGGACCGGGAGGCCGCACGCGGCGGCATGCTGTGCGCCCCGCTGGCCGGGCTGGCGGTCGGTGCCGCCGCCGCCGGGCTCGGGCTGGTGCTGCTGCTCCTCGGTGCGGGCGCCCCGCTGGCCGCCGTGGCGACCGTCGCCGTGCCGGCCGTCCTCACCCGGGGGCTGCATCTCGACGGGCTCGCGGACACCGCGGACGGGCTGGGGAGCGGCAAGCCGGCCGAGGACGCGCTGCGGATCATGAAGCAGTCGGACATCGGGCCGTTCGGGGTCATCACCCTCGTCCTCGTCCTGCTCGCGCAGGTCGCCGCGCTCGCCCAGGCGTACGACGCCTCCTGGGCCCGGGGCGCCTGCGCCGCCGTCGTCTCGGCGACCCTCGCCCGGCTGGCCCTCACCCTGGCGGCCCGGGCCGGGGTACCGGCGGCACGGCCGGAGGGGCTGGGGGCGGCGGTCGCGGGTGTGGTGCCGCCACGGGGGGCCGCGGTCGCCGTCGTGGCCGTCGCCGGGGGCGCCGCGGCGGCCGGTGCCCTCCTCGGGCCGTACGACACGGTCCGGACCGTGCTCGCGGTCCTCCTCTCCCTGGCCGCCGCCGAGGCCCTGCTGCGGCACTGCACCCGGCGCTTCGGAGGCGTCACGGGGGATGTCTTCGGCGGTCTGGCGGAGACGGCGGCGACCACGGCACTGGTCGTTCTGTCACTGGGCTGA
- the cobT gene encoding nicotinate-nucleotide--dimethylbenzimidazole phosphoribosyltransferase, translating into MSSLNLDDFTDLIERPDGGIRRDAEARRERQIVPPGSLGRLDELGEWLAAAQSAVPVRPVERPRVVLFAGDHGIAGLGVSARPAGGAGELVREVLEGGRPVSVLARRLGVPVRIVDMALDCDPEGLPEDVVRHRVRRGSGRIDIEDALTPEEAEAAFRAGVAVADEEADSGTDLVVLGDVSVGGTTVAGVLVAALCGVDASVVTGRGGLAIDDLAWMRKCAAIRDALRRARPVLGDQLQLLAAVGGADFAAMTGFLLQSAVRKLPVVLDGVVTAACALVGQRIAFRAPDWWLAAHDSGEPGQAKALDRMALEPLLTHGVTVGEGAGGLLALPLVQAAAALAAELPEKPKESEELGEQAGPDVSEAPAEQ; encoded by the coding sequence ATGAGCTCGCTTAATCTCGACGACTTCACCGATCTGATCGAGCGTCCTGACGGCGGGATCCGCCGCGATGCCGAGGCGCGCCGGGAGCGGCAGATCGTGCCGCCCGGGTCGCTGGGCCGCCTCGACGAACTGGGTGAGTGGCTGGCGGCGGCGCAGTCCGCCGTGCCGGTCCGGCCGGTCGAGCGGCCGCGGGTGGTGCTCTTCGCCGGTGACCACGGCATCGCCGGGCTGGGCGTCTCGGCCCGGCCGGCGGGCGGCGCCGGGGAGTTGGTGCGCGAGGTGCTGGAGGGCGGCCGCCCCGTCTCGGTGCTGGCACGGCGGCTGGGCGTGCCGGTGCGGATCGTCGACATGGCCCTGGACTGCGACCCCGAGGGCCTGCCGGAGGACGTCGTACGGCACCGGGTGCGGCGCGGCAGCGGGCGGATCGACATCGAGGACGCGCTGACCCCGGAGGAGGCCGAGGCGGCCTTCCGGGCCGGGGTCGCGGTGGCCGACGAGGAGGCCGACTCGGGCACGGACCTGGTGGTGCTCGGCGATGTGAGCGTCGGCGGGACGACGGTGGCGGGCGTGCTGGTCGCGGCGCTGTGCGGGGTGGACGCGTCGGTCGTCACCGGGCGTGGCGGGCTGGCGATCGACGACCTGGCGTGGATGCGCAAGTGCGCGGCGATCCGGGACGCGCTGCGCCGGGCCCGGCCGGTGCTCGGGGACCAGTTGCAGCTGCTCGCGGCGGTGGGCGGCGCCGATTTCGCCGCGATGACGGGCTTCCTGCTGCAGAGCGCGGTGCGCAAGCTGCCGGTGGTGCTCGACGGGGTCGTGACGGCCGCGTGCGCGCTGGTCGGCCAGCGGATCGCGTTCCGGGCGCCGGACTGGTGGCTGGCCGCGCACGACAGCGGGGAGCCCGGGCAGGCGAAGGCGCTGGACCGGATGGCCCTGGAGCCGTTGCTGACCCACGGGGTGACCGTCGGGGAGGGCGCGGGCGGTCTGCTGGCGCTGCCGCTCGTGCAGGCCGCCGCCGCGCTGGCCGCGGAGCTGCCCGAGAAGCCGAAGGAGTCCGAGGAACTCGGGGAGCAGGCAGGGCCGGACGTGTCCGAGGCGCCGGCCGAGCAGTAG
- a CDS encoding class I SAM-dependent methyltransferase codes for MTAHPASSAPPVPQATTRVHEPRREDCPWCGSDRLRNRLRTGDLRQYKPGSFTVDACRDCGHTFQNPRLTVEGLALYHRTVRGAPRDPASDGLLALRGSPRRHRSAARAMLRCGEPESWLDVGTGHARFPATARQFFPYTSFDGLDPTPRVVRARTADRVEEAHVGRLTDPRIATPLRARYDVVSMLHHLEGTPDPRAELRAALSVLRPGGHLLIETLSPRSVFAALLGRWWLPYDQPRHLHLLPPQNVRAELESAGCTILTLDHRPVHVPHDLAGATSLALSHALPAPDTPWRAIPPPPVQRHTRTALLRAGFPLVAVAALADQLIAPVTRRTRFANTYRVIARKAP; via the coding sequence ATGACCGCACATCCCGCCTCCTCAGCACCCCCCGTCCCCCAAGCGACCACACGGGTCCACGAACCGCGCCGGGAGGACTGCCCCTGGTGCGGCTCCGACCGGCTGCGCAACCGGCTGCGCACCGGTGACCTGCGGCAGTACAAGCCGGGCAGCTTCACCGTCGACGCGTGCCGGGACTGCGGCCACACCTTCCAGAACCCCCGCCTCACGGTGGAGGGCCTCGCCCTGTACCACCGGACCGTGCGCGGGGCGCCCAGGGACCCGGCGAGCGACGGCCTCCTCGCCCTGCGCGGCAGCCCGCGCCGGCACCGCTCGGCCGCCCGCGCCATGCTGCGCTGCGGCGAGCCGGAGAGCTGGCTCGACGTCGGCACGGGCCACGCCCGATTCCCGGCCACGGCCCGGCAGTTCTTCCCCTACACGTCCTTCGACGGCCTGGACCCCACCCCGCGCGTGGTCCGCGCCCGCACGGCCGACCGCGTCGAGGAGGCCCACGTCGGCCGCCTGACGGACCCCCGGATCGCCACCCCGCTGCGCGCCCGCTACGACGTGGTCAGCATGCTCCACCACCTGGAGGGCACGCCCGACCCCCGGGCGGAACTCCGGGCCGCCCTCTCCGTCCTGCGCCCGGGCGGCCACCTGCTCATCGAGACCCTGAGCCCCCGCAGCGTCTTCGCCGCCCTGCTGGGCCGCTGGTGGCTCCCCTACGACCAGCCGCGCCACCTCCACCTCCTGCCCCCGCAGAACGTCCGCGCGGAACTGGAGTCGGCCGGCTGCACGATCCTGACGCTCGACCACCGTCCGGTCCACGTCCCCCACGACCTCGCGGGCGCCACGTCCTTGGCCCTCTCCCACGCCCTGCCCGCCCCGGACACCCCCTGGCGGGCGATCCCCCCGCCCCCGGTGCAGCGGCACACCCGCACGGCCCTGCTCCGCGCGGGCTTCCCCCTGGTCGCCGTGGCGGCGCTCGCCGACCAGCTCATCGCCCCGGTGACCCGCCGCACGCGCTTCGCGAACACCTACCGGGTGATCGCCCGCAAGGCTCCCTAG
- a CDS encoding bifunctional adenosylcobinamide kinase/adenosylcobinamide-phosphate guanylyltransferase, with protein MELTLLGTGAPAGLPRPECPCAACAAALGPDARAATALLLDGTLLLDLTPGAAFAAARAGRSLTGVRQVLLSHPHHGPAVEVPAGLPQPGRVPDGRELTLLTGHRVRAVALDAPGTGYAVTGPEGQRLLYLPPGGAPAGLAEPAESYDMVLADVVGRPDALAKLRAVGAVGPTTDVLAVHLDHDVPPGPELGRRLAAAGARAVPDGVSLAVGAYEDVPDVPRRTLVLGGARSGKSVEAERRLEAFPDVLYVATGGSRNGDTEWSSRVAAHRERRPGSWQTVETCDLVPLLKEEGPPLLVDCLSLWLTDAMDSVGAWDDAVWAERGEKALRERMRELTEAMRVTRRTVVAVSNEVGSGIVPSTASGRRYRDELGRLNAGFAAECEHVLLVVAGQAVVLRG; from the coding sequence GTGGAACTCACTCTGCTCGGCACCGGTGCCCCCGCGGGTCTGCCCCGCCCCGAATGTCCCTGCGCGGCCTGTGCGGCCGCTCTCGGGCCGGACGCGCGGGCGGCCACCGCGCTGCTCCTGGACGGGACGCTGCTGCTCGACCTGACGCCGGGCGCGGCGTTCGCGGCGGCGCGGGCGGGCCGTTCCCTGACCGGCGTACGGCAGGTGCTGCTGTCGCATCCGCACCACGGGCCGGCGGTCGAGGTGCCCGCGGGGCTGCCGCAGCCCGGACGGGTGCCGGACGGGCGGGAGTTGACGCTGCTGACGGGGCACCGGGTGCGGGCGGTGGCGCTGGACGCGCCGGGCACGGGGTACGCGGTGACCGGGCCGGAGGGGCAGCGGCTGCTGTACCTGCCGCCGGGCGGGGCCCCCGCGGGTCTGGCGGAACCGGCCGAGTCGTACGACATGGTGCTCGCGGACGTCGTGGGGCGGCCGGACGCGCTGGCGAAGCTGCGGGCGGTGGGGGCGGTCGGGCCGACGACCGACGTGCTCGCCGTCCATCTGGACCACGACGTGCCGCCCGGTCCCGAGCTCGGGCGGCGGCTCGCGGCGGCCGGGGCGCGGGCCGTGCCGGACGGGGTGTCGCTGGCGGTGGGGGCGTACGAGGACGTGCCGGACGTGCCGCGGCGGACGCTGGTGCTGGGCGGGGCCCGGTCGGGCAAGTCGGTGGAGGCCGAGCGGAGGCTGGAGGCCTTTCCGGACGTGCTGTACGTGGCGACGGGCGGGTCGCGCAACGGGGACACGGAGTGGTCCTCGCGGGTGGCGGCGCACCGGGAGCGGCGGCCGGGGTCGTGGCAGACGGTCGAGACCTGCGATCTGGTGCCGCTGCTGAAGGAGGAGGGGCCGCCGCTGCTGGTCGACTGTCTGTCGCTGTGGCTGACGGACGCGATGGACTCCGTCGGGGCCTGGGACGACGCGGTGTGGGCGGAGCGGGGGGAGAAGGCCCTGCGGGAGCGGATGCGGGAGCTCACCGAGGCGATGCGGGTCACCCGGAGGACCGTGGTCGCCGTGTCGAACGAGGTGGGGTCGGGGATCGTGCCGTCGACGGCGTCGGGGCGGCGCTACCGCGATGAACTCGGGCGGCTGAACGCGGGGTTCGCGGCCGAGTGTGAGCATGTGCTGCTGGTGGTGGCCGGGCAGGCGGTGGTGCTGCGGGGGTGA
- a CDS encoding class I SAM-dependent methyltransferase gives MTRQLDEQIVGRFPVGRRLRVLDVGMGQGTQALRLARAGHQVTGLEQDATMVAVARESLAGEPEGIRERMRIIEGDGRDTGVHFLPGSFDVVLCHGVLMYVEEPDPLLAGLARMLAPGGLLSLLVRNGDALAIRPGLSGDWSGALAAFDTVSYRNRLGLDVRADRLKDLTSTLAGIGAPLHAWYGVRVFTDTAADGAEAPADVETLLAVEEKAGRTDPYRGVAALLHLCGVRG, from the coding sequence GTGACCCGCCAGCTGGACGAGCAGATAGTCGGCCGGTTCCCGGTCGGCCGGCGCCTGCGGGTGCTGGACGTGGGGATGGGCCAGGGCACCCAGGCCCTGCGGCTGGCCCGCGCCGGTCACCAGGTGACCGGTCTGGAGCAGGACGCGACGATGGTCGCCGTGGCCCGGGAGTCCCTCGCCGGGGAGCCGGAGGGCATCCGGGAGCGGATGCGGATCATCGAGGGCGACGGCCGGGACACCGGTGTGCACTTCCTGCCGGGCAGTTTCGACGTGGTGCTGTGCCACGGCGTCCTGATGTACGTCGAGGAGCCCGACCCGCTGCTGGCGGGCCTCGCCCGGATGCTCGCGCCGGGCGGTCTGCTGTCCCTGCTCGTGCGCAACGGGGACGCGCTCGCGATCCGGCCGGGCCTGTCCGGTGACTGGTCCGGGGCGCTGGCGGCCTTCGACACCGTCTCCTACCGCAACCGGCTGGGGCTCGACGTACGGGCCGACCGGCTGAAGGACCTGACATCGACGCTCGCCGGGATCGGGGCGCCGCTGCACGCCTGGTACGGGGTGCGGGTGTTCACCGACACGGCGGCGGACGGCGCCGAGGCCCCGGCCGACGTGGAGACGCTGCTCGCGGTGGAGGAGAAGGCCGGGCGGACCGATCCGTACCGCGGGGTGGCCGCGCTGCTGCACCTGTGCGGCGTGCGCGGCTGA
- a CDS encoding DUF3043 domain-containing protein — translation MFRSRAKDEKAQDADKAPVTDSSQPRHPEAPKGRPTPKRSQAQSSRRSVANTSMTRKEAAKRQREERRTAMERQRQALASGDERYLPARDKGPVRRFARDFVDSRFNIAEFFLPMAVVILVLSMVRVASLQNVALLLWLVVIVLIVLDSFVTSFRLKKQLNERFAGENKRGAVAYALMRSLQMRRLRLPKPQVKRGERP, via the coding sequence GTGTTCCGTAGCCGTGCGAAGGATGAGAAGGCCCAGGACGCCGACAAGGCGCCGGTGACCGACTCCAGTCAGCCCCGTCACCCCGAGGCCCCCAAGGGCCGCCCCACGCCCAAGCGCAGCCAGGCACAGTCCTCGCGCCGCAGCGTGGCCAACACGTCGATGACGCGCAAGGAGGCCGCCAAGCGACAGCGCGAGGAGCGCCGTACCGCGATGGAACGGCAGCGCCAGGCGCTGGCGAGCGGCGACGAGCGGTATCTGCCCGCGCGTGACAAGGGACCGGTCCGCCGGTTCGCGCGCGACTTCGTCGACTCCCGGTTCAACATCGCGGAGTTCTTCCTGCCGATGGCCGTGGTCATCCTCGTGCTGAGCATGGTGCGGGTGGCCTCGCTGCAGAACGTCGCGCTGCTGCTGTGGCTCGTGGTGATCGTGCTGATCGTGCTCGACTCGTTCGTCACGTCCTTCCGTCTGAAGAAGCAGCTGAACGAGCGCTTCGCGGGTGAGAACAAGCGCGGCGCCGTCGCCTACGCCCTGATGCGCTCCCTCCAGATGCGCCGGCTCCGACTGCCGAAGCCGCAGGTCAAGCGCGGAGAGCGGCCCTGA
- a CDS encoding PspA/IM30 family protein, with amino-acid sequence MKRMGMIFRAKANKALDRAEDPRETLDYSYQKQLELLQKVRRGVADVATSRKRLELQLNQLQSQSGKLEDQGRKALALGREDLAREALSRRAALQQQVTDLETQHATLQGEEEKLTLAAQRLQAKVDAFRTKKETIKATYTAAQAQTRIGEAFSGISEEMGDVGLAIQRAEDKTAQLQARAGAIDELLASGALDDPSGMHKDDIQAELDRLSGGTDVELELQRMKAELAGGSGSGQQAIEGGANGQQSQQQPQDTPRFDKQ; translated from the coding sequence ATGAAGCGTATGGGGATGATCTTCCGCGCGAAGGCGAACAAGGCCCTTGACCGGGCCGAGGACCCGCGCGAGACCCTCGATTACTCGTATCAGAAGCAGCTCGAGCTGCTCCAGAAGGTCCGCCGCGGCGTCGCCGACGTGGCGACCAGCCGCAAGCGCCTGGAACTCCAGCTGAACCAGTTGCAGTCGCAGTCCGGCAAGCTCGAGGACCAGGGCCGCAAGGCGCTCGCGCTGGGCCGTGAGGACCTGGCCCGGGAAGCGCTGTCCCGCCGCGCCGCCCTCCAGCAGCAGGTGACCGACCTGGAGACCCAGCACGCGACGCTCCAGGGCGAGGAGGAGAAGCTCACCCTCGCGGCCCAGCGGCTCCAGGCCAAGGTCGACGCCTTCCGCACGAAGAAGGAGACGATCAAGGCGACGTACACGGCGGCGCAGGCACAGACCCGGATCGGCGAGGCCTTCTCCGGCATCTCCGAGGAGATGGGCGACGTCGGCCTGGCGATCCAGCGCGCCGAGGACAAGACGGCCCAGCTCCAGGCCCGCGCCGGCGCGATCGACGAGCTGCTCGCCTCCGGCGCCCTCGACGACCCCTCCGGGATGCACAAGGACGACATCCAGGCCGAGCTGGACCGGCTCTCCGGTGGTACGGATGTAGAGCTGGAACTGCAGCGCATGAAGGCCGAACTGGCCGGAGGCTCGGGCAGCGGGCAGCAGGCCATCGAGGGCGGCGCGAACGGGCAGCAGTCCCAGCAGCAGCCGCAGGACACTCCGCGCTTCGACAAGCAGTAG
- the pspAA gene encoding PspA-associated protein PspAA, with the protein MIVRIMGEGQVSLADGHLAELNKLDDELLSEMENGDGPGFRRTLQALLARVRDLGDPLPDDSLEPSELILPSPDATLEEVRELLSDDGLIPG; encoded by the coding sequence ATGATCGTACGGATCATGGGGGAGGGCCAGGTGAGCCTGGCCGACGGCCACCTCGCCGAGCTGAACAAGCTGGACGACGAACTCCTGTCGGAAATGGAGAACGGCGACGGTCCCGGCTTCCGCCGCACCCTCCAGGCCCTCCTGGCCCGGGTCCGCGACCTGGGCGACCCCCTACCGGACGACTCCCTGGAGCCGTCGGAACTGATCCTGCCGTCTCCCGACGCGACGTTGGAGGAAGTCCGGGAGCTCCTCAGCGACGACGGCTTGATTCCGGGCTGA
- a CDS encoding sensor histidine kinase produces the protein MSTLARARCQAKAHPLAMDAVLAAAVLVCMVAGSFVEPRHRDSVSWVLRTPDLLSLLLMTLGAVALVFRRRAPMAVLALTGTLSVIESLTGDPRTPVAMSAVIALYTVASTTDRPTTWRVGLLTMTVLTGTAMAAGPLPWYAQENLGIFAWTGIGATAGDAVRSRRAFVQAIRERAERAERTREEEARRRVAEERLRIARDLHDVVAHHIALVNVQAGVAAHVMDKRPDQAKEALGHVREASRSALNELRATVGLLRQSGDPEAPTEPAPGLDRLDELTGTFRSAGLHVEVARADQGTTLPAAVDLAAYRIIQEALTNVQKHAGPQAKAEVSVVRVGPNIEITVLDDGSGENETQDGGGHGLLGMRERVSALRGTLTTGPRYGGGFRVHAILPLKSRTPTGEDPA, from the coding sequence GTGAGCACCCTCGCGCGGGCCCGATGTCAGGCCAAGGCGCACCCCCTGGCCATGGACGCCGTCCTCGCCGCCGCCGTCCTGGTCTGCATGGTCGCCGGGTCGTTCGTGGAACCCCGGCACCGCGACAGCGTCAGCTGGGTCCTGCGCACCCCCGATCTCCTCAGCCTCCTCCTCATGACCCTCGGCGCGGTGGCCCTGGTCTTCCGCCGCCGCGCCCCCATGGCGGTCCTCGCCCTCACGGGCACGCTGTCCGTCATCGAGTCCCTCACCGGCGACCCCCGCACCCCCGTCGCGATGTCCGCGGTGATCGCCCTCTACACCGTCGCCTCCACCACCGACCGCCCCACCACCTGGCGGGTCGGCCTGCTCACGATGACCGTGCTGACCGGCACCGCCATGGCCGCCGGGCCGCTGCCCTGGTACGCCCAGGAGAACCTCGGCATCTTCGCCTGGACCGGTATCGGCGCCACCGCCGGTGACGCCGTCCGCAGCCGCCGCGCCTTCGTCCAGGCCATCCGGGAACGCGCGGAACGGGCCGAGCGCACCCGCGAGGAGGAGGCCCGCCGCAGGGTCGCCGAGGAACGCCTGCGCATCGCCCGGGACCTGCACGACGTGGTCGCCCACCACATCGCCCTGGTCAACGTGCAGGCCGGGGTCGCCGCCCACGTCATGGACAAGCGGCCCGACCAGGCCAAGGAGGCACTCGGGCACGTCCGCGAGGCCAGCCGCTCCGCGCTCAACGAGCTCCGCGCCACCGTCGGCCTGCTCCGGCAGTCCGGCGACCCGGAGGCCCCCACCGAACCCGCTCCGGGCCTGGACCGCCTCGACGAACTCACCGGCACCTTCCGCAGCGCCGGACTGCACGTCGAGGTCGCCCGGGCAGACCAGGGCACCACCCTCCCCGCCGCCGTCGACCTGGCCGCCTACCGGATCATCCAGGAGGCCCTCACCAACGTGCAGAAGCACGCCGGGCCCCAGGCCAAGGCCGAGGTCAGCGTCGTACGCGTCGGACCGAACATCGAGATCACCGTGCTCGACGACGGCAGCGGCGAGAACGAGACCCAGGACGGCGGCGGCCACGGACTGCTCGGCATGCGCGAGCGCGTCAGCGCCCTGCGCGGCACCCTCACCACCGGTCCCCGCTACGGCGGCGGCTTCCGCGTCCATGCGATCCTGCCGCTCAAGAGCCGCACACCGACCGGGGAGGACCCCGCATGA
- a CDS encoding response regulator encodes MTIRVLLADDQALLRSAFRVLVDSEPDMEVVGEASDGAEAVRLTKEQRADVVLMDIRMPGTDGLAATRMISADPDLSDVRVVILTTFEVDDYVVQSLRAGASGFLGKGSEPEELLTAIRIAAGGQALLSPAATTGLIARFLATDDPADGDRDPARGERLDSLTVREREVLVQVAGGHSNDEIAERLEVSPLTVKTHVNRAMAKLGARDRAQLVVTAYESGLVRPRVE; translated from the coding sequence ATGACCATCCGTGTCCTGCTCGCCGACGACCAGGCGCTGCTGCGCAGCGCCTTTCGCGTGCTCGTCGACTCCGAGCCCGACATGGAGGTGGTCGGCGAGGCCTCCGACGGCGCGGAAGCGGTCCGGCTGACGAAGGAGCAGCGCGCCGACGTCGTGCTCATGGACATCCGCATGCCCGGCACCGACGGTCTCGCCGCGACCCGCATGATCAGCGCCGACCCCGACCTCTCCGACGTCCGGGTGGTCATCCTCACGACGTTCGAGGTCGACGACTACGTCGTGCAGTCGCTGCGGGCGGGCGCCTCCGGCTTCCTCGGCAAGGGCTCCGAGCCGGAGGAACTGCTGACCGCCATCCGTATCGCGGCCGGCGGCCAGGCCCTGCTCTCCCCGGCGGCCACCACCGGCCTGATCGCCCGGTTCCTCGCCACGGACGACCCGGCCGACGGCGACCGCGACCCGGCCCGCGGCGAACGGCTCGACTCGCTCACCGTCCGGGAGCGCGAAGTGCTGGTCCAGGTCGCCGGCGGGCACTCCAACGACGAGATCGCCGAGCGCCTCGAAGTGAGTCCGCTGACCGTGAAGACGCACGTCAACCGGGCCATGGCCAAGCTGGGCGCCCGGGACCGCGCCCAGCTCGTCGTCACCGCGTACGAATCGGGTCTGGTACGTCCAAGGGTGGAGTGA